The following proteins come from a genomic window of Solea solea chromosome 3, fSolSol10.1, whole genome shotgun sequence:
- the LOC131456289 gene encoding kinesin-like protein KIF21A isoform X1: MSSGPDESSVRVALRIRPQLAREKIEGCHICTYVMPEEPQVVLGKDKAFTYDYVFDMDSHQENLYTHCTESLIEGCFEGYNATIFAYGQTGSGKTYTMGTGFDVNIGEDELGIIPRAVKHLFRGIEERRQAATEQGKPVPEFKINAQFLELYNEEVLDLFDSTRDIETRKQKSHVKIHEDASGGIYTVGVTTRTVTSAAEMIQCLKLGALSRTTASTQMNVQSSRSHAIFTIHLCQVRVCSPENDDNATDNRLANNSEINEFETLTAKFHFVDLAGSERLKRTGATGERAKEGISINCGLLALGNVISALGDRSKRSSHVPYRDSKLTRLLQDSLGGNSQTVMIACISPSDRDFMETLNTLKYANRARNIKNKVMVNQDRASQQISALRTEIARLQMELMEYKTGKRMVGEDGVEGINDLVHENSMLQTENNHLRVRVKAMQETIDAQRARLTQILSDQANQTLARAGEGNEEIGNMIQNYIKEIEELRDKLFESEAVNENLRKTLSRASTRSSLYAGPGSFSPALLAPENEASDVINMAKKDLEKLKKIERKKKKRLRRYDEHHHQDVEPASVVKEEVPDNEQERVNEEAEADGSDHEEGEEAEEEDDSDMAAEETSDESDSEELEEKENVQADLANITCEIAIKQKLIDELENSQRRLHTLKQQYEQKLMMLQNKIKDTQLERDKVLHNMGSVESGTEEKAKRIKAEYEKKLSSMNKELQKLQSAQKEHARLLKSQSQYEKQLKKLQQDVTEMKKTKVALMRQMKEQQDRNRATECRRNREIATLKKDQRRAEHQVKQLEAQKRQQELILRRKNQEVTALRRQVRPLAGKVNRKVSLPEPVQEPSHRATPGRLQTPGASQTNGARSSLVRMGSSYLNKSARAKWQSLERRITDIIMQRMTISNMETDMNRLLKQREDLTKRRERVSRKREKTAVDGADADRSLTSLNEELESLGANIDYINDSIADCQANIMQMEEAKEEGDTVDVVAVISCCNLSEARFLLDHFMTLAINKGLQAAQKDSQLKVMEGRLKQTEINSATQNQLLFHMLKEKAEINPELDALLGSALQELGYLSPDNGDDSSSDESTPSPAAEGSSLASDLMKLCGESRPRSKARRRTTTQMELLYASSGDLTHVSPTGEFSPTMLPLSERLEGPADMQGHIVVQAPDREHTPPALSARPAGISGCRSPTGTERRQLDRSPLNRRKTQDKAPAATTTQTPAPTHTSPVNAAEAKTKGSDYKSPLEESPAFEGHRGVINPVTSPKNSRGAKLQCVYVAEGHTKPVLCVDATDDLLFTGSKDRTCKVWNLVTGQEIMSLADHPSSVVSVRYTSSLVFTVSTAYIKVWDIRDSAKCIRTLTSSGQVGSGDTCSSARSLSIPPGESQINQISLNPAGSFLYAAAGNYVRMWDLRKFVSTGKLTSHLGPVMCLTVDKLGNGQDVVLTGSKDHHIKMFEVAEGAQGSISSIHTFEPTHQDSVESIAVHGEVFYSGSRDYYIKKWDLASKQLLQQSASAQADWVSALGVVPGSPVLVSGCRGGLLRLWHANSLAPLGEVRGHDSPINGLATNNSQLFTASDDRTVKVWEVKGSLEDGVH, translated from the exons ATGAGTAGCGGGCCGGATGAGAGCTCGGTGCGAGTCGCCCTGAG GATTCGTCCTCAGCTGGCCAGAGAAAAGATCGAGGGATGTCACATCTGTACGTATGTGATGCCGGAGGAGCCGCAGGTGGTCCTGGGTAAAGACAAGGCTTTTACCTATGActatgtctttgacatggactCCCATCAGGAGAACCTCTACACCCACTGCACCGAGAGTCTCATCGAGGGCTGCTTTGAGGGCTACAACGCCACCATCTTTGCTTATGGACAG ACGGGTTCGGGGAAGACCTACACCATGGGAACCGGCTTTGACGTCAACATTGGAGAGGATGAGCTGGGTATCATTCCCCGCGCCGTCAAACACCTGTTCAGAGGCATCGAAGAGCGGAGACAGGCCGCCACGGAGCAGGGCAAACCAGTTCCCGAGTTCAAGATCAACGCACAGTTCCTGGAG CTGTACAATGAGGAGGTGCTGGACTTGTTCGACTCAACACGGGACATCGAGACCCGGAAACAGAAGTCCCATGTCAAGATCCACGAGGACGCCAGCGGAGGCATCTACACCGTGGGAGTCACGACACGCACTGTGACCTCTGCAGCTGAG ATGATTCAGTGTCTAAAACTCGGCGCTCTGTCTCGTACGACCGCCAGCACCCAGATGAACGTCCAGAGTTCACGCTCACACGCCATCTTCACAATCCACCTGTGCCAAGTTCGAGTTTGCTCTCCAGAAAATGAT GATAACGCAACAGACAACCGTTTAGCCAACAACTCAGAGATTAATGAGTTTGAGACACTGACTGCTAAATTCCACTTTGTGGACCTGGCTGGTTCAGAGAGACTAAAGAGAACTGGAGCCACAGGAGAGCGAGCCAAAGAGGGAATCTCCATCAACTGTGGGCTG CTTGCCCTGGGAAACGTCATCAGTGCTTTAGGAGACAGAAGTAAACGCTCCTCACACGTGCCTTACAGAGACTCCAAACTGACACGGCTGTTACAGGACTCCCTCGGTGGCAACAG TCAAACTGTGATGATCGCCTGCATCAGCCCGTCAGACCGCGACTTCATGGAGACCTTGAACACCTTAAAGTACGCCAACCGAGCACGGAACATCAAGAACAAGGTGATGGTGAATCAAGACCGAGCCAGCCAGCAGATCAGCGCTCTGAGGACTGAAATAGCCCGACTCCAGATGGAGCTGATGGAGTACAAgacg GGAAAGCGAATGGTGGGTGAAGATGGGGTGGAGGGCATCAACGACTTGGTCCATGAGAACTCGATGCTGCAGACGGAGAACAACCACCTGAGGGTGAGGGTGAAGGCCATGCAGGAGACCATCGACGCTCAGAGAGCCAGACTGACTCAGATCCTCAGTGACCAGGCCAACCAGACTCTGGCCAGAGCAG GTGAAGGTAATGAAGAAATTGGAAACATGATTCAGAACTATATCAAAGAAATTGAGGAGCTCAG GGATAAACTTTTTGAAAGCGAGGCCGTGAACGAGAACCTCAGGAAGACCCTTTCTCGAGCTTCCACTCGCTCGTCGCTCTACGCGGGACCCGGCTCCTTCTCGCCCGCCCTGCTCGCCCCTGAAAACGAGGCCAGCGACGTCATCAATATGGCCAAGAAGGACTTGGAGAAACTGAAGAAGattgagaggaagaagaagaaaag GCTAAGACGATACGATGAGCATCACCACCAAGACGTTGAACCTGCCAG CGTCGTCAAAGAAGAAGTGCCTGACAATGAGCAGGAGCGAGTAAATGAGGAGGCAGAAGCA GATGGCAGCGATCACGAGGAAGGCGAggaagcagaagaggaggacgatTCCGACATGGCGGCTGAAGAGACGTCTGATGAGTCCGACTCTGAAGAACTGGAGGAGAAAG AGAACGTCCAGGCTGATTTGGCCAACATCACTTGTGAGATCGCCATCAAGCAGAAGCTGATAGACGAGCTGGAGAACAGCCAGCGGCGTCTACACACGCTCAAACAGCAGTACGAACAGAAGCTGATGATGCTGCAGAACAAGATCAAAGACACGCAGCTGGAGAGGGACAAGGTGCTGCACAACATGG GATCAGTGGAGTCAGGAACCGAGGAGAAGGCCAAGAGGATCAAAGCTGAGTATGAGAAGAAGCTGAGCTCCATGAACAAAGAACTGCAAAAGCTCCAGTCAGCACAGAAGGAGCATGCTCGCCTGCTGAAGAGCCAGTCACAGTATGAGAAACAGCTCAAGAAACTCCAGCAGGATGTGACTGAGATGAAGAAAACCAag GTGGCACTAATGCGTCAGATGAAGGAGCAGCAGGACAGGAACAGGGCCACTGAGTGCAGGAGGAACAGAGAGATCGCCACACTGAAGAAAGATCAGCGCAGAGCCGAG CATCAAGTAAAGCAGCTGGAGGCCCAGAAGAGACAACAGGAGTTGATTCTGCGCAGGAAGAACCAAGAG GTAACAGCTCTGAGGCGACAGGTGAGGCCTTTGGCTGGGAAGGTAAACAGGAAGGTGAGCTTACCTGAACCTGTGCAAGAGCCGTCACATCGAGCCACACCTGGAAGGCTGCAGACCCCCGGAGCATCACAGACCAATGGAGCCAG GAGTTCCCTAGTGCGGATGGGAAGTAGTTACCTCAATAAATCAGCCAGGGCCAAATGGCAGTCACTGGAGAGAcgcatcactgacatcatcatgcAGAGGATGACCATCTCTAACATGGAGACGGATATGAACCGACTGCTGAAG CAACGTGAGGATCTGACTAAACGGAGGGAGCGAGTGTccagaaagagggagaagacGGCAGTTGACGGTGCAGACGCTGACCGCTCCCTGACCTCACTGAACGAGGAGCTGGAGTCTCTGGGCGCCAACATCGACTACATTAATGACAGCATTGCTGACTGTCAGGCCAACATCATGCAGATGGAGGAAGCCAAG GAGGAAGGCGACACAGTGGATGTTGTTGCTGTGATCAGCTGCTGTAACTTATCGGAGGCTCGCTTTCTTTTGGACCATTTCATGACTCTGGCCATCAATAAG ggtCTGCAGGCAGCGCAGAAGGATTCCCAGCTGAAGGTTATGGAGGGCAGGTTGAAGCAGACGGAGATCAACAGTGCCACCCAGAACCAGCTGCTCTTCCACATGCTAAAGGAGAAAGCTGAGATCAACCCAGAGCTGGACGCTCTGCTGGGCAGCGCTCTGCAAG AGTTAGGTTACCTGTCACCAG ACAATGGAGATGACAGCAGTAGTGATGAGTCTACACCCAGCCCAGCTGCAGAGGGCAG CTCACTTGCATCAGATCTGATGAAGTTATGTGGTGAATCCAGACCAAGGAGTAAG GCTCGCAGGCGAACCACCACGCAGATGGAGCTGCTGTACGCAAGCAGTGGGGATCTGACCCATGTTTCCCCCACTGGAGAGTTCTCGCCCACCATGCTGCCCCTCTCAGAGCGTCTGGAGGGGCCGGCCGACATGCAGGGTCACATTGTTGTACAAGCGCCTGACCGCGAGCACACTCCACCTGCACTGTCTGCGAGGCCAGCTGGCAT ATCTGGATGCAGGTCGCCCACTGGGACAGAGAGGAGGCAACTGGACCGCTCGCCCCTCAACCGAAGAAAGACACAAGACAAAGCACCCGCTGCGACGACGACACAGACCCCAGCACCGACGCACACGTCACCTGTCAACGCAGCAGAAGCCAAAACAAAAGGCAGCGACTACAAATCGCC GTTGGAAGAGTCACCTGCATTTGAAGGCCACAG AGGTGTGATCAACCCTGTGACGTCGCCTAAAAACAGCCGCGGCGCCAAACTCCAGTGTGTCTACGTAGCGGAGGGCCACACGAAGCCTGTTCTCTGTGTGGACGCCACTGATGATCTGCTCTTCACAGGATCTAAAG accgTACGTGTAAAGTCTGGAACTTAGTGACGGGTCAGGAGATCATGTCTTTAGCAGATCATCCCAGCAGTGTTGTTTCAGTCAG GTACACCTCTAGTCTCGTCTTCACAGTCTCCACTGCTTACATCAAAGTCTGGGACATCCGCGATTCTGCCAAGTGTATTCGCACGCTTAC gtcatCAGGTCAGGTGGGTTCAGGCGACACCTGTTCCTCAGCCAGGAGTTTATCCATCCCACCAGGAGAGAGCCAGATTAACCAGATCTCGCTCAACCCTGCCGGCTCCTTCCTGTACGCTGCCGCTGGCAATTATGTGCGCATGTGGGATCTGCGCAA gTTTGTGTCTACGGGGAAGCTCACCAGCCACTTGGGGCCTGTCATGTGTCTGACTGTTGATAAGTTAGGTAATGGACAAGACGTCGTCCTCACTGGCTCCAAAGACCATCACATTaaa ATGTTCGAGGTGGCAGAAGGTGCTCAGGGCAGCATCAGCTCCATCCACACGTTTGAGCCCACGCATCAGGACAGCGTGGAGTCCATAGCCGTGCATGGAGAGGTTTTCTACAGTGGCTCCAGAGACTATTACATCAAAAAGTGGGATTTAGCCAGTAAACAGCTGCTACAG CAGTCGGCCAGTGCTCAGGCAGACTGGGTCAGCGCTCTGGGAGTGGTGCCGGGCTCCCCGGTGCTGGTCAGCGGATGCAGAGGAGGGCTGCTGCGCCTCTGGCACGCCAACTCCCTCGCACCGCTGGGCGAGGTGCGGGGACACGACAGTCCCATCAACGGCCTGGCCACCAACAACAGCCAACTGTTCACTGCCTCAGA tGACCGCACAGTGAAAGTTTGGGAAGTTAAAGGTTCCCTGGAGGACGGAGTCCACTGA
- the LOC131456289 gene encoding kinesin-like protein KIF21A isoform X2 gives MSSGPDESSVRVALRIRPQLAREKIEGCHICTYVMPEEPQVVLGKDKAFTYDYVFDMDSHQENLYTHCTESLIEGCFEGYNATIFAYGQTGSGKTYTMGTGFDVNIGEDELGIIPRAVKHLFRGIEERRQAATEQGKPVPEFKINAQFLELYNEEVLDLFDSTRDIETRKQKSHVKIHEDASGGIYTVGVTTRTVTSAAEMIQCLKLGALSRTTASTQMNVQSSRSHAIFTIHLCQVRVCSPENDDNATDNRLANNSEINEFETLTAKFHFVDLAGSERLKRTGATGERAKEGISINCGLLALGNVISALGDRSKRSSHVPYRDSKLTRLLQDSLGGNSQTVMIACISPSDRDFMETLNTLKYANRARNIKNKVMVNQDRASQQISALRTEIARLQMELMEYKTGKRMVGEDGVEGINDLVHENSMLQTENNHLRVRVKAMQETIDAQRARLTQILSDQANQTLARAGEGNEEIGNMIQNYIKEIEELRDKLFESEAVNENLRKTLSRASTRSSLYAGPGSFSPALLAPENEASDVINMAKKDLEKLKKIERKKKKRLRRYDEHHHQDVEPASVVKEEVPDNEQERVNEEAEADGSDHEEGEEAEEEDDSDMAAEETSDESDSEELEEKENVQADLANITCEIAIKQKLIDELENSQRRLHTLKQQYEQKLMMLQNKIKDTQLERDKVLHNMGSVESGTEEKAKRIKAEYEKKLSSMNKELQKLQSAQKEHARLLKSQSQYEKQLKKLQQDVTEMKKTKVALMRQMKEQQDRNRATECRRNREIATLKKDQRRAEHQVKQLEAQKRQQELILRRKNQEVTALRRQVRPLAGKVNRKVSLPEPVQEPSHRATPGRLQTPGASQTNGARSSLVRMGSSYLNKSARAKWQSLERRITDIIMQRMTISNMETDMNRLLKQREDLTKRRERVSRKREKTAVDGADADRSLTSLNEELESLGANIDYINDSIADCQANIMQMEEAKEEGDTVDVVAVISCCNLSEARFLLDHFMTLAINKGLQAAQKDSQLKVMEGRLKQTEINSATQNQLLFHMLKEKAEINPELDALLGSALQELGYLSPDNGDDSSSDESTPSPAAEGSSLASDLMKLCGESRPRSKARRRTTTQMELLYASSGDLTHVSPTGEFSPTMLPLSERLEGPADMQGHIVVQAPDREHTPPALSARPAGISGCRSPTGTERRQLDRSPLNRRKTQDKAPAATTTQTPAPTHTSPVNAAEAKTKGSDYKSPLEESPAFEGHRGVINPVTSPKNSRGAKLQCVYVAEGHTKPVLCVDATDDLLFTGSKDRTCKVWNLVTGQEIMSLADHPSSVVSVRYTSSLVFTVSTAYIKVWDIRDSAKCIRTLTSSGQVGSGDTCSSARSLSIPPGESQINQISLNPAGSFLYAAAGNYVRMWDLRKFVSTGKLTSHLGPVMCLTVDKLGNGQDVVLTGSKDHHIKMFEVAEGAQGSISSIHTFEPTHQDSVESIAVHGEVFYSGSRDYYIKKWDLASKQLLQSASAQADWVSALGVVPGSPVLVSGCRGGLLRLWHANSLAPLGEVRGHDSPINGLATNNSQLFTASDDRTVKVWEVKGSLEDGVH, from the exons ATGAGTAGCGGGCCGGATGAGAGCTCGGTGCGAGTCGCCCTGAG GATTCGTCCTCAGCTGGCCAGAGAAAAGATCGAGGGATGTCACATCTGTACGTATGTGATGCCGGAGGAGCCGCAGGTGGTCCTGGGTAAAGACAAGGCTTTTACCTATGActatgtctttgacatggactCCCATCAGGAGAACCTCTACACCCACTGCACCGAGAGTCTCATCGAGGGCTGCTTTGAGGGCTACAACGCCACCATCTTTGCTTATGGACAG ACGGGTTCGGGGAAGACCTACACCATGGGAACCGGCTTTGACGTCAACATTGGAGAGGATGAGCTGGGTATCATTCCCCGCGCCGTCAAACACCTGTTCAGAGGCATCGAAGAGCGGAGACAGGCCGCCACGGAGCAGGGCAAACCAGTTCCCGAGTTCAAGATCAACGCACAGTTCCTGGAG CTGTACAATGAGGAGGTGCTGGACTTGTTCGACTCAACACGGGACATCGAGACCCGGAAACAGAAGTCCCATGTCAAGATCCACGAGGACGCCAGCGGAGGCATCTACACCGTGGGAGTCACGACACGCACTGTGACCTCTGCAGCTGAG ATGATTCAGTGTCTAAAACTCGGCGCTCTGTCTCGTACGACCGCCAGCACCCAGATGAACGTCCAGAGTTCACGCTCACACGCCATCTTCACAATCCACCTGTGCCAAGTTCGAGTTTGCTCTCCAGAAAATGAT GATAACGCAACAGACAACCGTTTAGCCAACAACTCAGAGATTAATGAGTTTGAGACACTGACTGCTAAATTCCACTTTGTGGACCTGGCTGGTTCAGAGAGACTAAAGAGAACTGGAGCCACAGGAGAGCGAGCCAAAGAGGGAATCTCCATCAACTGTGGGCTG CTTGCCCTGGGAAACGTCATCAGTGCTTTAGGAGACAGAAGTAAACGCTCCTCACACGTGCCTTACAGAGACTCCAAACTGACACGGCTGTTACAGGACTCCCTCGGTGGCAACAG TCAAACTGTGATGATCGCCTGCATCAGCCCGTCAGACCGCGACTTCATGGAGACCTTGAACACCTTAAAGTACGCCAACCGAGCACGGAACATCAAGAACAAGGTGATGGTGAATCAAGACCGAGCCAGCCAGCAGATCAGCGCTCTGAGGACTGAAATAGCCCGACTCCAGATGGAGCTGATGGAGTACAAgacg GGAAAGCGAATGGTGGGTGAAGATGGGGTGGAGGGCATCAACGACTTGGTCCATGAGAACTCGATGCTGCAGACGGAGAACAACCACCTGAGGGTGAGGGTGAAGGCCATGCAGGAGACCATCGACGCTCAGAGAGCCAGACTGACTCAGATCCTCAGTGACCAGGCCAACCAGACTCTGGCCAGAGCAG GTGAAGGTAATGAAGAAATTGGAAACATGATTCAGAACTATATCAAAGAAATTGAGGAGCTCAG GGATAAACTTTTTGAAAGCGAGGCCGTGAACGAGAACCTCAGGAAGACCCTTTCTCGAGCTTCCACTCGCTCGTCGCTCTACGCGGGACCCGGCTCCTTCTCGCCCGCCCTGCTCGCCCCTGAAAACGAGGCCAGCGACGTCATCAATATGGCCAAGAAGGACTTGGAGAAACTGAAGAAGattgagaggaagaagaagaaaag GCTAAGACGATACGATGAGCATCACCACCAAGACGTTGAACCTGCCAG CGTCGTCAAAGAAGAAGTGCCTGACAATGAGCAGGAGCGAGTAAATGAGGAGGCAGAAGCA GATGGCAGCGATCACGAGGAAGGCGAggaagcagaagaggaggacgatTCCGACATGGCGGCTGAAGAGACGTCTGATGAGTCCGACTCTGAAGAACTGGAGGAGAAAG AGAACGTCCAGGCTGATTTGGCCAACATCACTTGTGAGATCGCCATCAAGCAGAAGCTGATAGACGAGCTGGAGAACAGCCAGCGGCGTCTACACACGCTCAAACAGCAGTACGAACAGAAGCTGATGATGCTGCAGAACAAGATCAAAGACACGCAGCTGGAGAGGGACAAGGTGCTGCACAACATGG GATCAGTGGAGTCAGGAACCGAGGAGAAGGCCAAGAGGATCAAAGCTGAGTATGAGAAGAAGCTGAGCTCCATGAACAAAGAACTGCAAAAGCTCCAGTCAGCACAGAAGGAGCATGCTCGCCTGCTGAAGAGCCAGTCACAGTATGAGAAACAGCTCAAGAAACTCCAGCAGGATGTGACTGAGATGAAGAAAACCAag GTGGCACTAATGCGTCAGATGAAGGAGCAGCAGGACAGGAACAGGGCCACTGAGTGCAGGAGGAACAGAGAGATCGCCACACTGAAGAAAGATCAGCGCAGAGCCGAG CATCAAGTAAAGCAGCTGGAGGCCCAGAAGAGACAACAGGAGTTGATTCTGCGCAGGAAGAACCAAGAG GTAACAGCTCTGAGGCGACAGGTGAGGCCTTTGGCTGGGAAGGTAAACAGGAAGGTGAGCTTACCTGAACCTGTGCAAGAGCCGTCACATCGAGCCACACCTGGAAGGCTGCAGACCCCCGGAGCATCACAGACCAATGGAGCCAG GAGTTCCCTAGTGCGGATGGGAAGTAGTTACCTCAATAAATCAGCCAGGGCCAAATGGCAGTCACTGGAGAGAcgcatcactgacatcatcatgcAGAGGATGACCATCTCTAACATGGAGACGGATATGAACCGACTGCTGAAG CAACGTGAGGATCTGACTAAACGGAGGGAGCGAGTGTccagaaagagggagaagacGGCAGTTGACGGTGCAGACGCTGACCGCTCCCTGACCTCACTGAACGAGGAGCTGGAGTCTCTGGGCGCCAACATCGACTACATTAATGACAGCATTGCTGACTGTCAGGCCAACATCATGCAGATGGAGGAAGCCAAG GAGGAAGGCGACACAGTGGATGTTGTTGCTGTGATCAGCTGCTGTAACTTATCGGAGGCTCGCTTTCTTTTGGACCATTTCATGACTCTGGCCATCAATAAG ggtCTGCAGGCAGCGCAGAAGGATTCCCAGCTGAAGGTTATGGAGGGCAGGTTGAAGCAGACGGAGATCAACAGTGCCACCCAGAACCAGCTGCTCTTCCACATGCTAAAGGAGAAAGCTGAGATCAACCCAGAGCTGGACGCTCTGCTGGGCAGCGCTCTGCAAG AGTTAGGTTACCTGTCACCAG ACAATGGAGATGACAGCAGTAGTGATGAGTCTACACCCAGCCCAGCTGCAGAGGGCAG CTCACTTGCATCAGATCTGATGAAGTTATGTGGTGAATCCAGACCAAGGAGTAAG GCTCGCAGGCGAACCACCACGCAGATGGAGCTGCTGTACGCAAGCAGTGGGGATCTGACCCATGTTTCCCCCACTGGAGAGTTCTCGCCCACCATGCTGCCCCTCTCAGAGCGTCTGGAGGGGCCGGCCGACATGCAGGGTCACATTGTTGTACAAGCGCCTGACCGCGAGCACACTCCACCTGCACTGTCTGCGAGGCCAGCTGGCAT ATCTGGATGCAGGTCGCCCACTGGGACAGAGAGGAGGCAACTGGACCGCTCGCCCCTCAACCGAAGAAAGACACAAGACAAAGCACCCGCTGCGACGACGACACAGACCCCAGCACCGACGCACACGTCACCTGTCAACGCAGCAGAAGCCAAAACAAAAGGCAGCGACTACAAATCGCC GTTGGAAGAGTCACCTGCATTTGAAGGCCACAG AGGTGTGATCAACCCTGTGACGTCGCCTAAAAACAGCCGCGGCGCCAAACTCCAGTGTGTCTACGTAGCGGAGGGCCACACGAAGCCTGTTCTCTGTGTGGACGCCACTGATGATCTGCTCTTCACAGGATCTAAAG accgTACGTGTAAAGTCTGGAACTTAGTGACGGGTCAGGAGATCATGTCTTTAGCAGATCATCCCAGCAGTGTTGTTTCAGTCAG GTACACCTCTAGTCTCGTCTTCACAGTCTCCACTGCTTACATCAAAGTCTGGGACATCCGCGATTCTGCCAAGTGTATTCGCACGCTTAC gtcatCAGGTCAGGTGGGTTCAGGCGACACCTGTTCCTCAGCCAGGAGTTTATCCATCCCACCAGGAGAGAGCCAGATTAACCAGATCTCGCTCAACCCTGCCGGCTCCTTCCTGTACGCTGCCGCTGGCAATTATGTGCGCATGTGGGATCTGCGCAA gTTTGTGTCTACGGGGAAGCTCACCAGCCACTTGGGGCCTGTCATGTGTCTGACTGTTGATAAGTTAGGTAATGGACAAGACGTCGTCCTCACTGGCTCCAAAGACCATCACATTaaa ATGTTCGAGGTGGCAGAAGGTGCTCAGGGCAGCATCAGCTCCATCCACACGTTTGAGCCCACGCATCAGGACAGCGTGGAGTCCATAGCCGTGCATGGAGAGGTTTTCTACAGTGGCTCCAGAGACTATTACATCAAAAAGTGGGATTTAGCCAGTAAACAGCTGCTACAG TCGGCCAGTGCTCAGGCAGACTGGGTCAGCGCTCTGGGAGTGGTGCCGGGCTCCCCGGTGCTGGTCAGCGGATGCAGAGGAGGGCTGCTGCGCCTCTGGCACGCCAACTCCCTCGCACCGCTGGGCGAGGTGCGGGGACACGACAGTCCCATCAACGGCCTGGCCACCAACAACAGCCAACTGTTCACTGCCTCAGA tGACCGCACAGTGAAAGTTTGGGAAGTTAAAGGTTCCCTGGAGGACGGAGTCCACTGA